The proteins below are encoded in one region of Thermoanaerobaculia bacterium:
- a CDS encoding polymer-forming cytoskeletal protein: MWKRDNEPTPAPTPAAPSAVRTERSERTERSEPEPPAPRAAESTARAVIGASLDLQGELSGEEDLLIEGRVQGRIQFPQHAVTIGAKGRVSAGVHARLITIEGEVDGNLVAEEMLVLKKSARVRGDLVAPRVVIEDGARFKGTIDMEPAAKPAQGAGPRPLATPTATTATTSTTSTPATATAAGTAGGSKTT; encoded by the coding sequence TGTGGAAGCGCGACAACGAGCCCACCCCCGCACCGACGCCCGCCGCCCCGTCGGCGGTCCGCACCGAACGCAGCGAACGGACGGAGCGCAGCGAGCCCGAACCGCCGGCTCCCCGCGCGGCCGAGAGCACGGCGCGGGCCGTGATCGGCGCTTCGCTCGATCTCCAGGGCGAGCTTTCGGGCGAGGAAGATCTGCTCATCGAGGGGCGGGTGCAGGGACGTATCCAGTTCCCGCAGCATGCCGTGACCATCGGGGCGAAGGGGCGGGTCTCCGCCGGAGTCCATGCCCGCCTGATCACGATCGAGGGCGAGGTGGACGGCAATCTCGTCGCCGAGGAGATGCTCGTGCTGAAGAAGAGTGCCCGTGTGCGCGGCGATCTCGTGGCGCCGCGCGTGGTGATCGAAGACGGCGCGCGCTTCAAGGGCACCATCGACATGGAACCGGCCGCGAAGCCGGCGCAGGGTGCGGGTCCGCGCCCGTTGGCGACGCCGACCGCGACGACCGCGACGACCTCGACGACCTCAACGCCGGCAACGGCGACGGCGGCAGGGACAGCCGGCGGCAGCAAGACGACTTGA